One region of Chryseobacterium muglaense genomic DNA includes:
- a CDS encoding TerD family protein, with translation MAINLQKGQRINLTKENGTTLSQACVGINWGAIEKKSFFGGTSKEAVDLDGSCILYDSNKNATEVIYFGNLKSKNGSVKHSGDDLTGDVNGDDGLDNEVITVDFSNLDPAVEHVAMVLHSYRGQDFGTIPFASIRIYEGSPTNVREVFAKYDIANDKSFSGHVSMVMGVFYKRNGEWKFNAIGDATSDKKLEQTVKTVQEKYL, from the coding sequence ATGGCTATTAACTTACAAAAAGGTCAGAGAATAAACCTTACCAAAGAAAACGGGACTACACTTTCCCAGGCTTGCGTAGGAATCAACTGGGGTGCTATCGAGAAGAAAAGTTTCTTTGGTGGAACTTCAAAAGAAGCAGTAGACTTAGATGGAAGCTGTATTTTGTATGATTCAAACAAAAATGCAACTGAGGTAATTTATTTTGGAAACCTTAAATCTAAAAACGGTTCTGTAAAACACAGTGGTGATGATTTAACGGGCGATGTGAATGGTGATGACGGATTAGATAATGAAGTAATCACGGTAGATTTTTCTAATTTAGATCCTGCTGTAGAGCATGTGGCAATGGTTTTACATAGCTATAGAGGTCAGGATTTCGGAACAATTCCTTTTGCATCAATTAGAATTTACGAAGGAAGTCCAACTAATGTAAGAGAAGTTTTTGCCAAATATGATATTGCCAATGATAAATCTTTCAGCGGGCATGTATCAATGGTAATGGGAGTTTTCTATAAGAGAAACGGAGAATGGAAATTCAACGCAATCGGAGATGCAACTTCAGACAAAAAATTGGAGCAGACCGTAAAGACTGTTCAGGAAAAATATTTGTAA
- a CDS encoding toxic anion resistance protein, translating into MDNQNQPIDPSLQSIEPLKTFEPTPMPSQPSQANPSTPPVLMDRDGNVNLNQMQEQDRAKYEMVANAIDETNPGSIVNFGSELQKTLANQSDSFLGNVRRSNSGEVGELINNLLVELNYVDVDEINNGGVKGFLSKIPFMKKMLTQVDNLFAKYDKITNNIDQISHKVNAGIITSTKDNAVLQTIFDSNVNSIKAIEDLVIAGNLRMEKASAELAHMEANVQNFADYQIADKRDFINRLDRRLADLKVVRLIMMQSLPQIRLVQNNNVSIAEKAQTILTTTLPVWKNQLSLAVAMHRQQQNIEIQQKVSQTTEDILKKNAERLGQNSRNVARANEQTIVSAETLKETTAMLINTLNEVKQIQKQGTESRRKLDQDLQTLESELKANIRG; encoded by the coding sequence ATGGATAATCAAAATCAGCCAATTGACCCATCATTGCAGTCAATTGAGCCTTTAAAAACATTTGAACCCACTCCAATGCCATCTCAGCCGAGTCAGGCAAATCCTTCAACGCCACCTGTGTTGATGGACAGAGATGGAAATGTGAATTTGAATCAGATGCAGGAACAAGATCGTGCAAAATACGAAATGGTTGCTAATGCGATTGATGAAACCAATCCTGGATCAATCGTTAATTTCGGTTCAGAATTACAGAAAACGCTAGCTAATCAGAGTGATAGTTTTTTAGGAAATGTAAGAAGGTCAAATTCTGGTGAAGTAGGAGAGTTAATCAATAATTTATTGGTTGAACTGAACTATGTTGACGTAGACGAAATCAATAACGGCGGTGTAAAAGGGTTTTTAAGCAAAATTCCTTTTATGAAAAAAATGTTGACTCAGGTTGACAATCTTTTTGCTAAATATGATAAGATTACGAATAATATCGATCAGATTTCGCATAAAGTAAATGCGGGAATTATCACTTCAACGAAAGATAATGCTGTTTTACAGACTATTTTCGACAGCAACGTCAACTCAATTAAAGCGATTGAAGATTTAGTGATTGCCGGAAATTTAAGAATGGAAAAAGCGTCAGCTGAATTGGCACACATGGAAGCGAACGTTCAGAATTTTGCTGACTATCAAATCGCTGATAAAAGAGATTTTATCAACAGATTAGACAGAAGATTGGCTGATTTGAAAGTGGTTCGTTTGATTATGATGCAGTCTCTTCCGCAGATTAGATTGGTGCAGAATAACAACGTTTCAATTGCTGAAAAAGCACAGACCATTCTTACCACAACTTTACCGGTTTGGAAGAATCAGCTTTCTTTGGCGGTTGCTATGCATAGACAACAGCAGAATATTGAGATTCAGCAGAAAGTTTCGCAAACAACTGAAGATATTTTAAAGAAAAATGCAGAACGTTTGGGTCAGAATTCAAGAAATGTAGCCAGAGCAAACGAGCAGACTATTGTTTCGGCTGAAACGTTGAAAGAAACAACTGCAATGTTGATTAATACCTTGAATGAAGTAAAACAAATTCAGAAACAAGGTACCGAAAGCAGAAGAAAATTAGATCAGGATCTTCAGACTTTAGAATCAGAATTAAAAGCAAACATCAGAGGTTAA